The Arachis ipaensis cultivar K30076 chromosome B07, Araip1.1, whole genome shotgun sequence genomic interval GATTGCTGACTGACATTTGGGGTTCAGAGAGGAAAGTGTGGGGTTGAGAGAGAGATTCACGAAGAAGAGTGAAAATGATATGTTGGGGGGAGGGGTTTACATCACTTGCATTGGGAGAAGGAGTGTCACGGGCCAACCAGGACCTGCGTGCATGCGTGACACCTGGCTATTGTCCTCAAATCGGTGGCACCGATTTGCGACCCATCTCCACCCTGAAATCGGTCCATCCGATTTCTGCCCACCAAATCGCTCCGTCCGATTTGTTTTACCACGCCGTCACATTTCCGTAATACACCCTAAACCTTCATAACGCTGTTAGACTCCATTAGAATCcccatattaaaattaaaaatctccTAGTTAGTAATGTGTTAGTTTTGCAAGTGTGAAGAGTATTGAAATTAGTCTCacataaaaaaaagtaaagaagagTAAGAAGTTTATAAGATAAGAAACTCATTAACTTAATATCTTAAGATTTTAAGTTGGATGTGTTGTCTTTTCATCTTATGTTTTATTGGTTGATTCCTCTCCAAAATCTCTTCGGTGATCGAAAATTCTCCACAGTGGttcaacaagtggtatcagagccgatggttaaTCGGTCTGGTGGTTTTAATGGGggtattcaaggtgaagcatTAAAAGTCTTCCCGACAAAAGTGATTCAGACGGCATAAAACAAGAAAGAGTAAATAaaaagtttataagatgagagacccattaacttaacACCTAAaaattttgagttggatgtgatgTCTTCTGTGAGAACTCCCATGGCGGCCCAACATAATGAGCAGACACCTATATTTATGTGGCTTCAACTCCTCTTGTCACTATGACCCATCAGTGGCCCCATTTGGCCATTATTTATATCTACTACCATCATTATCTTATCTATATACTTTTTTCCTCTTAAGAGAGGTgtcttttttaatttcttttaaaaaatattaaaaactagCATATCttaatctaattaaaaaaaatcatgtttaTAACACTTTTTACACTTTTGTGTAGATTTTTCATGATATGAAAGCTAAACTTCTATTTTTATTCATTTCTCATGCATCACTTTTaatattaaaagtaaaaatatattcaaaaatacaaaaatacatgtaatatattaattaaatacacATAAAAGTTTTCGTTAATAACTTTTAAGAAGAAacacttattttaaaagaaaaagaatatgtAGGTANCTAAAATCAACAATGTGGTTATTAAAATATAGAGTCCTGCTAGGGAGATAATAacttatttgtacaatgtgtacaatgagctATATGAGTTATAAAATGAACATCccccatactatctagaataaccatccgaataCTAGGGAtattagggataataaacatcttcccaaaagtttAAACTGATTTTCGGGTTCTCCAAAAATTGAACTCTTAACTTTTTGGATCTAAagttctaataccatgtcatgataccactcatcccaaaagtttcaactaatgaaaaaaaataacattaattattatatctctaatattacCTAAACCTCCATTATACATATTGcacaaatatttcattggctcgTCGTACTTTTCCTCAAATATAACATGCAATTCATTATCCCAAGCAGTCACTCATTTAATGATTTAAGGAAGCATATATAAATATAGCATAGGCCCTCCACTCTCTCTTCAAAGCTTTTCTTCCTATTAATTCTCCCTAGGCCTAAGCTCTTTCcatttctctcttttcttcttcattCCACCATGGTGGTTGGTTCTATGCTCCACATAAATGGCAAGCCAACCGTCCATTTTTCATGCAAATCAAATCATGATCGTCCATCATACATACCTAAGCCCACGGCGGTTAAAATGACAAcaattactactactactactattacTACTGCTCCCTCTATCCTTCAACCTTATTGGGCTTCTTTGCAGGCCGACATTGAAGCCCATCTCAAACATGTCATGCCCTATAAAGATCCACTCGTGGTATTCGAGCCCATGCACCATCTCGTCTTCTCGGCCCCTCGAACCACCGTGCCGGCTCTTTGCCTCGCCGCCGGCGAGCTTCTCAGTGGTGATCGCCACCAAGCCATGGCGGCGGCTTCTGCCTTGGTACTCCTCCTTGCAGCTAATCACACACATGAGCAAATTCCAAGCAAGCCCAAGTCCAAGCCCAAGCCCatgtccaggcccaaatccaagacTATGAGTTTTCGGGCTTTTAGTCCTGGTATTGAACTTATGACAGGAGATGGTCTTATACCTTTTGGGTTCGAGTTGTTGTCTGGATCCTGTGACTCGGTTCAAGAAAATTCGGACCGGGTCTTGCGCGTGATCATTGAGATATCACGCGCCATGGGATCAAAAGGACTGATAGATGcccaatacaaaaaaattttattgagtGAATCGGACGGTGAGGAGTCATGCCACGTGGAGAGAATCATGGACATTATGGAGAAAAATGAGGGGGGGTTGCATGCATGTGGGGCTTCATGTGGAGCAGTGTTGGGTGGTGGGAGTGAAGAGGAAATTGAAAGGTTAAGAAAATTTGGATTTTATGTTGGAATGATCCAAGGAATGGTTAATGAGGGATTTTGGGAAGAAGTGGAAGTGGTAAAAGATTTGGCATTCAAGGAATTGCAGTATTTCAAGGATAATAATAGAGATGTTGATGCAATTTCTAGCTTCATTATTCatgtttagaaaaaaaaaatattatcttaaTTGTATTTTAGGTGGTGTTATAATTATGTAAGATGTAAGATATATTAAGATGTATTTACTATAATTTTAGGTGTTTCGAAAACAACTCAATTTTTAGGTTCTCGTTCGATACTTTAATTACTTTTCAGGTTATTAGTAATATAGATTcactttattatttttaaattaagatttaacaaaaaaatatatattattaatatataaaatataaactaagaNNNNNNNNNNNNNNNNNTAAGATGaagcaaaataaataatatatagcaAAAATATTTGTTTCTCTCAGAGCATGCAAGAAATTTTCATAtccattatatattattttttgaaCGAAGTACATGAATTACCTTTGTAAACGTGGTCTATCACTTGTAACTAGAAATTATATTAACCGCAATTTAAATTTGGTTATTCCGTTTCAATCATCTTTTAATCCATACGACTAATAATAAGAATCTATGTTTTGTACGAGAAAATAAAGCGTATAACTATATATGCGCATATATGTGCACTATATCGTATGATGCATGAACACTAATATGGACACGGAATACGATATAATATGGAACATAGGACACAATACGTGATACGGGTatgcgaattttaaaattttacatggCACAGAGACAAACATATatctaaaatataaagtattttttagataaatcgtaatgatattttgatattttattgatattaaaatataattaaaatttataattatttttaatgacttattttaattatatcaagtatttaaaatattttttttgttttaataattaataatatatactatatctaaatttattttaagaatatacgttaaaaataaggctagacacgctgacacgtgatggtatttaggtgtgtttaGGTGTGTTcgaaaaagaattttttattttttattaagataggttggacacagcagacatgcGTGTAGACTAGTATCGATGAGTGTCAtgtccaaaatgtgtccgacacgcagaTACGACAATTCAGCAAAGTGTCTGTGCTTCATAATCTATATCAAATTAGGTATATGTTTAATTAAGTAGTAGGAAAGCAAATAAACTTTATTGGATGCTGAGAACGAGGTAATATAATTAATCTtatgaaattaatttattttatgggTGTCCAAATCTAAATCGATCTAAATTAAACCGTTTATCTAATTCAATTTAAATCGATAATCGATTAaaattgtattgatttaaatttgaataaattctatttttgaccaactttatAAACTGGATTAATTAGATTTCAAATCtacttatcaaaattaatttaatccaATTTAAATCACATATTgtactataatattattattgtattattatatttaaaattctaagatatatttgatacaaattgaaaattttttaaacataataaaacttaaaaatatttcaaaaatttttgttaaatttttaaaaacaaaaaatatattttacttttttatttataaaatcataaattcaatccaattcaaaccGCTTAAAATTAAACCGAATTCTCTCAAAAAATATCAAATCCAGCCAAATCACAccacaaataaaattaatatttacatcaaatttttttttcactcaTACCGATCTAAACTCCACCACGAGCATCCTAATTCATACTACGTCATCGGatataaacaaaattttaaaagaaaaaaaaaccttgATTGTTGAACGGATAAAATAGTAATTCTCAATCTTTTTACAGGAAAAGTTTATTAGGTCTTACACTGTTTCTCTATCGTTATTCATGTGGCTCGATCCATCCAAATAAAAAGCAATTTTAGTGGAGTGTTAGGTGTTGCACTGTGTATATAAACTATTAGTTTTATGGTACCTTGTGACTCACGTGCAAACAGTACATGGATATACTTACATTATTATTAACTTGATTATATACGAGTTAATACTTAATTTatcttctaaaatttaaaatgataCAATTTGATTCTTAACATTTTAATAGACTTAAATTAAACtccaaaatttataattataattcatACTAATTTTTgaactaatttttttaatgacgtattaatttgatatattaatttattatcattTAAATTTTTTACCCAAATTCTATACGATTAAAATTTATTAGAACTCCAAAAGTTTGATTGTTGCTTTTAGAgttacaaaatttttaaattgaacttGTTATTATCGTTTTTATGAGAATATTGAAAAGTCAATTAAGTTTTTAGAAAGTCTAGTAGATCTTAGTCACATAAAATCTAAACGATAAGCCTAAATCTTAGCAAATTAACGTATAAAATCAACATACAATTTACAAAAATTAATTCCAAAACTAAAGCCagttattattataaattttagGAGTCGAATTGAAtcaattataattttagaaattaatttgaGTCCGACCtcaaattttaaagattaaattaaatattaatttatatatacacTTTTGGTCggtatttcttcttttttttaatctattaataattaatttattataaatataaattttatttaaaatttattattaattaatatattattatatatataaaataaaatttaaattttaatatttatttaagtaGCTGAAtgaattaattacttgactaaAATAAGTTAGTTTACTTAAAAGTCTGTATATTAAACTATATAAAGGGTAAACAAATTAAACATATGTGATTCGTATTCATGtgtgtatatgtatatatgtagtaCTGATCAGTAAGACAGTAACACATGCACGATCAGTTCAATAATTTATTCATACCTTTTTAGGTTttcttatttaaataaattaaataaatatatttattattgaaataaataattttaaaaattattactaaAATTCATCCTctagtattattttatttatagtaTAAATGAGATAATTTTgaacgtatctcgtttacactacaAACGAGATAAGGTACATGTATGTGATATATGTATAtttcgtttacaatgtaaacaaAATACGTGTTAAATTAATGTATTTACAATATAAATAAGATATAATATGACACATTTTCAacagctataaaaggatgtgcaaCTCTTGGCATTCTCCACAAACATTGCACATCTTCTCTTCCGTTTTTCTCACAAAAAGAAGGCAAAAATGTCTAATAATAGCGGATATGTAGTTTTGTGTGTTTACCCAAAATGTCATATGAGAAACGGGGACAACAGGATaatatttgagtgtgagaatccgTTACTATTGCGCACTTGGCGTGTAAGTTCGTTGTACAAAttaaagagtttgatattgagcaatCTTGGTGGCACAGGGATGAGAGAGGTCGGAAGGGTggggtataggttgctagcaccgTTGGGTAATGGAGTTTTCCAGTTTCGACTAATTCGGGTCATGGGGGACGAGCATGTGTGACTCATGTTTGACATCCATGAGAGAATCATGGTGGAATAAGTGATGGAGCTATCCGCCGAGGTTGGAGATGTTGGTGGTGGTGATTCTGTACACTCGACTTATATGCAGTACGACCGACCTCTCGCACCACCACCGATTCATGTTGCCATTCTAGTGGAAGACATAGAGGTGGGTGAGGAAGACTCCAATGAAAAGTACGTTACCGATAGTGATTCTTCTGAAGGggatgatgaggaggagtttCAAGTTTGTACCGGAGACGCCGGCCGAGACAGCAGTGCACTATATTTTGCCTCCCCTCACCCAATTCCGGCGCTATCAGATGTACCAAGTCACTAACACCAGGAAAGAGGATTACAACCCAGACGGTGAGGTAGAGTTTCGGGTCGGCCACAGATTCAAATGCTGAGATGCAgggtgtgaagaactacagtattcgCAGAAGTGTTGAGTACCGAGTGATCAAATCGGAccgattaaagtaccatgtgcattgCCGTCAAGCTGCAAATGGCTGTCCATGGAGTCTCCGTGTTGCCCTCTGACAGAACCTCGGATACTAGTGAGTTCAAGTTTAATTGAGGCGTACTTACTCATTTATGATTGCTATATATTGAGTAGTTTCCAACCATGTATGCTTTATTTCGTTAGGGAGATCCGGAGGGTTGGTGGATCGCATACTTGTTTAGCACCCATCATGTCCCAGGACCATCGACAGTTGGACAACAATCTCATCTGCAAGGTGATATACTCATCTTGCCGTTGATATAGTCCAACCCATCCGTCAGCATTCCTGTCCTCCAAGGTGCAATCCAACagagctatcacttcaaaccctcCTACAGAAAGGTGAGGATGGTGAAGCAAAAGACAATTGCTCAGATATACGGTGATTGAGAGGAGTCATACTACAAGGTGCCGAAACTGCTTTAGGCGCTGCAGAGTTGTTTCCCGGGAACCATTTGTGAGCTAAGGGCCATACCATACTACGACGGGCACCTTCTAGTCCAACGCTTCCTTGCTTGCATCCTTTCCTCTCTTTCTTAATGAAATAGATATAGATGTCTCGACTGCCGAATCCGTATCCTGCAAACAACTCGATTCTGTTGATTTACTGTCCATTTGTCCTTCAACCGGGTTAATGGTCAACGACTTTGACAGCCTTTCCTTCACACAAGGTTTTGAATCCCACTTAGGACAGAAAGGGGGAGTAGCGAGATTACGATTCCTTCGTGGGAAATCAACGAAGGCAGTCGCTCCTGCAGCTTTTTTGTTAAGGCCCCAGCTCTTAGCCCGGTTCTTCTCCACCAGCTGCCTTTATCAGCTGCTATAGTTCCCTTCCCGACACGATGTTGTAGTAAGAACTTTTACTAAGGTGCGGCATGTTCCAGATATGTCAAAGAACCTTATTTCGTTGACCACATTGGATCTCGGTGGTTGTCTGTTGGCGGTGATGGTGTTTTAAAGGTTGTAAAAGGCGCTCCAGTTGTGATGAAAGCTCATCAAGTTGGTAGCCCCCTAATGGTTTAATACGTGTTACAAGGATCTACCGTTATAGGCACTGCTGCTGTATCTTCCTCCATGTCTG includes:
- the LOC107609718 gene encoding heterodimeric geranylgeranyl pyrophosphate synthase small subunit, chloroplastic, with the translated sequence MVVGSMLHINGKPTVHFSCKSNHDRPSYIPKPTAVKMTTITTTTTITTAPSILQPYWASLQADIEAHLKHVMPYKDPLVVFEPMHHLVFSAPRTTVPALCLAAGELLSGDRHQAMAAASALVLLLAANHTHEQIPSKPKSKPKPMSRPKSKTMSFRAFSPGIELMTGDGLIPFGFELLSGSCDSVQENSDRVLRVIIEISRAMGSKGLIDAQYKKILLSESDGEESCHVERIMDIMEKNEGGLHACGASCGAVLGGGSEEEIERLRKFGFYVGMIQGMVNEGFWEEVEVVKDLAFKELQYFKDNNRDVDAISSFIIHV